From the genome of Etheostoma spectabile isolate EspeVRDwgs_2016 unplaced genomic scaffold, UIUC_Espe_1.0 scaffold00008681, whole genome shotgun sequence, one region includes:
- the LOC116678927 gene encoding B-cell lymphoma 6 protein homolog, which translates to MSKVQMLRGLVEQRLTAAAEEIFGLVERTIAEHEEELCRSKEENERQRKRLDAVFSPQLRLHRAELPQQHVCKEEEVLSDQQLNMPVLTSVESEANRDHQLLSHNSHGAESQDQKGGQHGDSGSTRNAEPEPKKRRRKSRSHSNNVDNTNMSETDVPKLSVVKAEVHPEQQGWSSSLDQAHPDPPHIKEEQQQLWTSQEGEQLQGLEEDDSKFPFTTVPEKREEDDEEKAQSSQLHESQTEENREAERSGADGEDCGGPEPARNSDPDSPLQPATHDKTSDSPESESETDDSAEWEETREPQTGLNPLPNNEEPVSDVGCNTGNTSVSSSECAGSFGRKKHLQKHSGAQTGEKPFSCSVCGKRYLRKKTLTTHMKLHSEEKCYTCSVCKASFCQPGNLVVHMRIHRGEKPFSCSVCDQKFALKQNLRRHLTVHTEKNHLVSQL; encoded by the exons atgtctaAAGTCCAAATGCTGAGAGGGCTGGTGGAGCAGCGactaactgcggctgctgaagagatatttgggctggttgaaagaacgatagcagagCACGAGGAGGAACTGTGTCGTTCTAAAGAGGAGAACGAGCGCCAACGGAAACGACTGGACGCTGTTTTCAGCCCTCAGCTCCGGCTGCACAGAGCAG agctcccacagcaacatgtctgtaaggaggaggaggttctcTCTGACCAGCAGCTCAACATGCCAGTTCTAACCTCTGTGGAATCAGAAGCAAACCGTGACCACCAGCTCCTCTCTCACAACTCTCATGGAGCTGAGAGCCAAGACCAGAAAGGAGGCCAGCATGGAGACTCAGGATCAACTAGAAATGCAGAGCCAGAACCAAAGAAGAGACGACGCAAGAGCAGAAGTCACAGCAACAACGTAGACAACACTAACATGTCAGAAACAG ATGTCCCGAAGCTGTCAGTGGTTAAAGCAGAGGTTCACCCTGAGCAGCAGGGGTGGAGCTCCAGTCTGGACCAGGCGCACCCagaccccccacacattaaagaggaacagcagCAACTCTGGaccagtcaggagggagagcagcttcaagggctggaggaggatgATAGCAAGTTCCCGTTCACTACTGTCcctgagaagagagaagaagatgatgaagagaaagCTCAGTCCTCTCAGCTTCATGAAAGCCAAACTGAGGagaacagagaggcagagagatcaggagctgatggagaggactgtgggggaccagaaccagccaggaactcagaTCCAGATAGTCCTTTACAACCAGCTACTCATGACAAGACTTCAGACTCccctgaatctgaatctgagaCTGATGATAGTGCAGAATGGGAGGAGACTAGGGAACCTCAGACAGGTTTAAACCCTCTGCCAAACAATGAAGAACCTGTAAGTGATGTTGGATGTAACACTGGAAACACATCAGTTAGCTCTTCTGAATGTGCAGGAAGCTTTGGCCGCAAAAAACATCTTCAGAAACACTCTGGAGCCcaaacaggagagaaaccatttagttgcTCAGTTTGTGGTAAAAGATATCTTCGGAAGAAAACCTTAACGACTCACATGAAACTTCATTCAGAAGAAAAATGTTACACCTGCTCAGTTTGCAAAGCAAGTTTCTGTCAGCCTGGCAATTTGGTTgtacacatgagaatccacagaGGTGAAAAACCATTTAGTTGTTCAGTTTGTGATCAAAAATTTGCACTGAAGCAAAATCTGAGACGACATTTGACTGTCCACACGGAGAAAAACCATTTAGTTTCTCAGTTGTAG